One genomic segment of Polynucleobacter sp. MWH-UH2A includes these proteins:
- a CDS encoding ABC transporter permease, with protein sequence MAHDADIGKGRALRNALEIVTMPHDALKKDEYLVWTSFGIFAFIGFWYMAVILGFVPKQFLPEPHEVFMKFIRLMSEPFSGYTLLTHIASSFQRFLFGFVLAVLIGVPLGLLMALSRFANQLFTPFFESIRFVAPIAWVPFAALWFGTGIGGPVLVIFMGAFPPVLINTYRGAIHVDKKYLEAARMLGAGKLRLMAEVLFPAAIPSIVAGLRISAGLGWQSLVGAELIVASSGVGYMMVKGQASIQTDIVMSGMIAIGLIGLLIDVLLRQFEKVAVHYKEI encoded by the coding sequence GTGGCTCATGACGCAGATATTGGCAAAGGCAGAGCGTTACGCAATGCCCTGGAGATCGTGACTATGCCCCATGATGCTCTAAAAAAAGACGAATATTTGGTTTGGACCAGTTTTGGAATTTTTGCATTTATTGGATTCTGGTACATGGCAGTCATTTTGGGTTTTGTGCCCAAGCAATTTCTTCCAGAGCCGCATGAGGTATTTATGAAATTCATTCGGCTAATGAGTGAACCATTTTCTGGCTATACCTTGTTAACTCATATCGCATCCAGTTTTCAACGTTTTCTGTTTGGCTTTGTTTTGGCTGTATTGATTGGCGTTCCTTTGGGTTTGTTGATGGCGCTTTCTCGATTCGCAAACCAATTGTTCACCCCATTTTTTGAGAGCATTCGATTTGTTGCTCCAATTGCTTGGGTCCCATTTGCTGCTTTATGGTTTGGAACCGGTATTGGGGGTCCAGTTTTAGTCATTTTTATGGGCGCTTTCCCACCAGTTCTTATTAATACCTATCGTGGAGCAATTCACGTTGATAAGAAGTATCTTGAGGCTGCAAGAATGTTGGGTGCTGGCAAGCTGCGATTGATGGCTGAGGTCTTATTCCCAGCGGCAATACCATCAATTGTTGCGGGGCTTCGTATTTCTGCTGGATTGGGTTGGCAATCTTTGGTTGGTGCTGAATTAATTGTTGCTTCGAGTGGTGTTGGTTACATGATGGTGAAAGGACAAGCCAGCATTCAAACCGATATTGTGATGAGTGGAATGATTGCGATTGGATTAATTGGTTTGTTGATAGATGTTCTGTTAAGGCAATTTGAAAAAGTTGCTGTTCACTATAAAGAAATATAA